One Arachis hypogaea cultivar Tifrunner chromosome 2, arahy.Tifrunner.gnm2.J5K5, whole genome shotgun sequence genomic window, tttttgacaaGCAAGAGATTATGATATATTGACCATTTAATACTTTATTCACTCTAAAAGTTAAAGATATATATACCATGTGAATTCAAATTTACTCCCAATCTAATGTTACTTGCTTCcatgaagaaaaaaaatgtttctaTATATTCTATGtatatcttttgtttttgttacttctaaaataagaggaaaagaataaaaaaagtatGGTGTCTATTTCATGGAATAAAAAATGCTAACTATTAAGCAAGGTATAGAATAAAATTAAGTTGAATATTTGAATTATCATTATTAGCAATAAAAGATTAGATTACAACTACGAATATGTTTTTTCTTTTCAGATCTCTTTAGATAATAgactatttgtacaatatgtacaatacagagctattgagttacaaaatgaacatctttttatattatttagaataaccatccgagtactaggggacagccaattaataataatacaaataagATGGGCCCTTAAAATTAAAACTGGAAACTCATCTAATAAAATTATGATCGAAAAAATTAAGTTGGATTGATCTAGTAGTTAACTCACTAATTTATTTAAACAAGTGTCAATGATTTAAATCTCGCCTTGTATCTCGtgaaaaagcaagaaaaaaaaatttatgattggGGAAGCTACGGCtttttgttattaatatataatattgtgTACTTTGTAAGTAATTTATGTCTTGTGAATTTGCAAGACAATGCGATCTAGTTAcacatttatatatattattttcaaaattattattaaagtaaAGTTAAATTTCATTAACGTGTCTAACACTTTCTCTTATACGTACATATGCATGCAAGGGTCTATTCACACGTATCTAGGAATACTTGCTAATTTTTGTGTAACTTTTATCCTTTTACCTTTTTGTTGGgaagaaagaataaaataaattttgttgctTGACTATGTGTGTCATACTTTAATGCAATGCATTCTAGCTAGCTATTACGCAAGGTATAATCATTATCCAAAATAATATTACAAGGTTTTCtctataaaattttctttttcttttgattgggAATTATTGAAGAGAGTATATTAATAACAGAAGAGTATTAAAGTGTTAGCAGATTTGTAAtttataattatcaattaatcagtaataatattttttatgatgtaagattatatttaataatataaaattattcatttttcttattagttaattattaattttaataaaagtattagtcccttaaattttttcttaataataATCGTTTGATAATActatattctaaaattaaaacgCAGAATATATGCATTTAAATGTGACATCTTTTAATTTTCTAAACTAACATTAAAGATTGATGTGATCAAGCTAGATTATATTTCTTCATAATTATCTTTTTGATAGGAAAGAGCATAAGGTATTGACCATTAATATAttactcttaaaattaaaaaaagaatgtgTGCTTGATTTTAGAATTATTCCAAAATGATCGTAACTTGGCATTAAATTATCTCTTCATACTTACAAACATGCATGTTGCTTGTGTATGTCTTGGTCTTACTGTACAAACATCCTTAAAGTAAGATGCCTTTGTAATACTTCATTGTTACTATAGTCTCTATAATCCCTATATATAGCATGATGATTGCACATTACTGTTACAacaatcaattaaattatttaccATACAGTGTAAGTGTATATGTGTGACATATCATCCCTCCTTCCCTCTCAATTTAATCcttattctaacttttaattatggTCTTTAATGCTCTTTTCATTTCCTCTTTCCATTGTCAGCTGGCTTATAAATCAGAAGAAATTTGAAAAGCAAAAATTTGTGTGTAGATTAATTTGCATTGTACGGTATGTCATTCTATTACttaattactattattaattaCTACAACGAATGCTATATCAAGTAATTGAAAGATGTGGTGTTATTAACTAGCATTGCCTATTTATATCTTTTACGTATTCtaaattttcatatttaattttcTAGCATTTTCATCTCTTATATATTCTATGATAAAAGTGTTAGTATTGATTAAATTTCCAAATCTCAATTATGTTTAGTATGTTACTTTTGTTATAATTTTAAGAATTATGTTGACATCGAACATTTCATAACCCAGGGTAATTATTTATTATTGGAATATGATTTATTGACATTTGACATAAATGAAAACATTTGGAATTATTAGTAAATTACTTCTATAATGGGTGTTAGggaccagcagattttgtgatttgaagTCATCAATTTATAatcattagtatttttaatagtgtgagattatatctaatagtgtgagattattcatttttcttttattggttAAATActaaccaaattttaataaaagtacttgtCCTCTGACCTTTTTCTCCTATATTATGCCACAAATCCAAACAATGCTTACAGattaatattttcttattttttttaaaagttattattcttttcttttaaacaattgaatggttgaaatactacttttttttttccccttgATCTCAAGGTGAAACTATTGGCATTCTTCAAACTTATTAATAAAAACCCAATCAACTTTACCATAACTTTTTCTCTACACAagctttaattaattttaatttttaattaatatatgaaagTTACTTTGTCATAACTTTAAATCAAGACACttgcttttcaaaattaaactcttaataGCAATTACTAACATTATTAACGGACTCatctttaaatatcttttaggtctgatttagtaaaatttttattttttaaaaattattataacatCTTTATAACATctatatttagtaaattaaattaaaagataatttttaataaattcaaataataattatatttaataaaataatttttaaaattttaaaatattataataaacataaatataatacttaaatttaaaaattaattaatgtataaaattatattatactttttaattttgataaacccaatctaactttaaaaaattacatcttaagtattttaatttttttttatttttaaaaattacagatacaaataatttttttatttatcaaatacaaaataaaaaatttgtactTTTCAAAAACACAagaatcttttttaaattttttgtcaaaCTAAGTGTAAGTAAAGAGCATTACACATTTTATTAGGtaaagaaattttaaattttaactttataatgttttatataaaaataattgagaTTTAAAAGGATAACCTATTAATAAGGTTAACTATATTTGTTTTAgaattttcaaatatatatatgacATTTTTCATAACTTGTTACTTTATTTATTACCTCTGACATTTTTCAAAGAACGTAGGTACGTCCCATATTTAGAATACATTAGCATTTGACATTatcttttataaaagaaaaaaataaattataaatcagtgggttcaatttatatttttaattttttttattttttaaaataaaaatcagacCGTTCAATTTGTGattgtttatttaaaaaataatacaatacaAACAAATTGGTACCTCTGATTTGTGTAATTCATAGTAATTTAAAACACTTTTCTCCTCACAGCATCTTGTGATACACCTCTCTCTcacacaagaaaaataaaaagcggcATTTGACATTATGATTTATGAAAgaatatttaattttaagaaaCGAAAGATGCTTAACTTATTAAACCGAGCACACAAAATTATATTACAGTAATGttaggaaaataaaaaataaatattaaataagtaaattttagttaattttaactaatttattttagttagcaaatatgttttattatattatacagcAGACAGTGATGGAGATCTTCCCGGCATCCGTACTATCACTATGGAACAAATGTGAAATACGTGTTTTGGTTTTACTAAGCCTGTTATGGCAAGTTATCCTGATCATATGTGGTCCAATGAGAAAACACAAAAGAGGTGGCATCAAAGGTGTGATCCTAAATTTTGTTGTTTGGGTGACATATTTGACAGCAGATCAGTTAGCAACTGTAGCATTGGGGATCCTTGCCACGAACCAAATAGAAGTTGACAAGTCCAATTCCAAAAGAGAGAGCAAAGACCAATTTCTTCAAGCATTATGGGCACCTTTTCTGTTATTGCATCTTGGTGGCCCTGACACAATCACTGCTTATTCCTTGGAAGACAACACCTTATGGTTAAGGCACTTGCTTGGTCTAATTGTCCAAGTTAGCATTGCATTCTACATCTTCCTAAGGTCATGGGGCAACAATGCACTAACATTTGTGGCCATTCTGGTGTTTGTTTCCGGAATCATTAAGTACTCTGAGAGAAATTGGGTTCTAAGGTCTGCTACCATCGACCAATTTAGGAAATCTTTGCCTTCAAATGTCACGCTACAAATCCCAAATTCAGGTCATATCCTTAGGGATCCTGAATTGGAATGTATTCACAAAGGATATTCTTTGTTTCCCCTAGTCAAACGTCTTCATGCAAATCTAGGCGTAGAAAAACGAGATTTAACTACAAGCTTTAATTTGGCAAAAGAATGTGTGCTTGAGATGAAACCAGCAGTCCATGCCTTTAAAGTGGTGGAAGTGCAACTTGGGTTTTTATTTGATGTGCTCTACACAAAAGCTTCTATAATTTATACCAAAAAAGGTCTCTTTCTAAGATTGGTGAGTGCTTTATCCATAACATGTGCAGTGGTTGCATTCATTCTTGTGACTCATAGTGATGAGGCCTACTCAAGGGTTGATGTTGTTATAACATACGTTTTGTTTATTGGGGCAATCTTTCTTGAGCTTTATGCATTTTTTGCCATTACTTTGTCTGATTGGACAATGTGTTGGCTAACCAAAAGAGAGAGGAGGAGTTGTTTGCTAAACTTAATGTACTCTTCCATTTCTCGCTTTCGATCAATTTTATCAGGCAGTAAAAACAAGTTATACATGAGTCAACTCAGCCTGATGGATCTTTGCTCAAAAAAGACAACCAGATCTTGCATTGAAGACTACTTGTTCAGCAAAATCTTACCCTTGGAATTTAATCTGATCCGTAATGAACGTTTGGAAGAGGTGGATACTGATATGAAAGAAGTTATATTTAAAATACTAATAGAAAGTAGTGAATATGATGGTGAGAGTCTAGAGGAAGGGAATATTTTAGAGTCAAGAAATATTTTTGCAGAAACTGTGCTTAAAGGTCATGTTATAACAGATATTGCGTACCACTCCACTAGTCCTAGTCTTGGTGAGGAATACAAACGCAAACGTGAAGCATGCAAGAAGATATCTGATTATCTATTCTATATATTGCTTCAACACCCTTCCATGTTGCCTCCATGGATTGGTGGTATTGAATATATCCAAGACACCATCAATCATGCCCAAGAGTTATGTCATCATGCCAAGTCTCCTGCTCAAGCTGCTCAAATTCTAGTGCAATATGTGAATACGAAACATGATGGAGTGAATAATCGCAAGTCATTCTTAGATAGAATTCCCGATGGAGAGGAACTAGCTTGTGCACCCTGGGATGAGATACATGTTTTCTGGTTAGATATGTTGATCTCCACTGTTTATAACTTTGAATGGGGTTCACATGCTCAACAACTACCAAGTGGAGGGGAATTCCTTACTCATGTTAGTCTTCTCAAGACGGatcattttttaagtcaaatctTGTCGAGAAAGCAAACTTCAGAAACAGAGATGCGGATGAGGGATGGGCAAGAGCCATAAACCACATGCTGCTTTTCAGGCTCTCCAGTTCTTGTCACACAAAAACATACATATTTACtacttatattatatatcattCTTTTTCTTATTGTATATCCTCCAGACCTCCCAAGATACACATAACATCGTTATGAGTTTTTATCACATTTAGAGAAATTTGTATTGCATAACattcgttttttatttttatactttgtCAATAATTTTCTAGTCTGGTAAGTAATATGAGGAGGGTCAGGACACTGATCTTGAGCTCTTGCTCCATTGAAGAACTTCAACCAAAGGTAGGCAAATTGTTTCATCCAAGATACCTTGACTTGTTTTTTCAATCATGATTTAAAGCGCTTGCCTGGAGTAATATGCAATCTGCACAATTTTCAAACTTCAAATCTCAATGGATGTCGTATTCTTCGCAATCTTGTTTTTGTTGCACTGCACTATCTTGACAGGGTACTGCTCCTTGTATTTCCAATTTCTGCCACTTAAGCTTAGGATTTTGCCTTcccttcttttatatatatattgaagtaCTTAAGTTAAAGGGAAATGAGTGATTTTTATTTGCACAAAATGTTAATGGAATTATGAATGCAATGCTTGTTCGGAAATTTATTGGGGATGCCTAGCATCTATTTTGGAGAGGTAAGAGTAAaactaatttttgtaattttaatttgtttaattgttGGTCCCCAAAATCAGTTCTTCTATAATTCATCATGAGAAAAGTGATCATTTGTTAATTTCTATCACATTTATTTTTTGAGAAACTACTACCAAATATGAAATATTAATTGATCATACAAATTTCTGCTAGATCAAGAATTCATCTTTCTTATTATTGACCCAATTTTTTCATGTATGAGCGTGGAATCTAGCAGAGAGGGAAGTGCTGATTCAAGCTTTCTGCTTTTTATAACAAAGCTCCAATTTACAAATAAAATTGTTGCCTGTTGAGCTACTTCCGATTTGGCaaacattttatttaatatctATTAAACTATGAGTGTCAGTAGTGTGTCCTTGCACACGACTATGTCTATTTGCTtggtttgctttttttttttccgtttcgGTTTCGCTCTATTTGCTTGGATAATGCTTCATGTTTCAGTTGACAAACAGTGCTTGTTCTATGaacacttattattattattattattattattattattattattattattattattattattattattattattagggttgCTACACATCCAAGTATTTTTTCATCCAAATTCATTTAAGTAGGCCAAACATCAACAAAAATCACTCTCATTAAAAGAGCGTGATTATACGTCGCCTTCTTCTTCAcgttcctcctccttctcctccttctttttcgcaTTACTTTTTATTCACGTGTTTTTttcttatcgtcattcttttattattgttgctgctgtatttttttctcattctctCCCGGGTAAAGAAGCAGTAGAATGTGAGGATGaaaagttttgaattgtgcaaaaTTCATAATGTAAACTCGTTTCAAAATAAGTACAGACTAAGTGCACATTATTTAAATCCAGATGAACGGAAATTATTTAACGATTGCGACACAAACTCAATTCGAAAATAAGCatacaaacaaaaattaaatcttgaacaaaaaatgagaaaagaagaagaaaaattaggaggaagaggaggaggaggaggagggacgGTGGTAGTGACAACGAcgataatgaaagtgaaaaataataaaaaaggaggagaagaagaagaagacgtagcatcatgggtgaagaagaagaacgtaattattaagtaatttcgattcattttgaATTTAAATGAGGTGCATTTAGTCTATGCTTGTTTTGaatataatttcagttcattctaaatataattttggtttattatgaatataatttcggttcatttctatgCTGTACAATTCAAAACTTTCTTCTTACCTTTTAGTGCTTCTTCATCAGGGAGAgatggagaaaaagaaaaaaaatacagcagcaacaaccataaaagaatgacgataaagagaaaacacgtgaagaaaaaTGAACGcgaaaaagaaagaggagaggaggaggaggaggaacgcgaagaaaaagaaaagaagaagaagaagacgctccATGCATAAATGAGTGTGAAAAGAAGCTCCATACATACGTGAATTTGAAAGAAGCGCgggaagagaaaaacataaaaagaagAAGCGCTTGCCTCTAAATTATTTAGATAAACTTAAATGTTAAAATTGCTTAGACGTGGAGAATAATTCTATTACtatatcatatatggttggaaattgAAATACTATTGTTGTGCGGCATTTTAGACTTTTTTCAACATCTATGTTTAGagtgtaaaaaattttaaaaataatattatattttaaagtaaagtatattttttttgaaatttgacaaaaaatttaaaaatattcctaagttttattttgtttaaattttgtctcaaaaattttttatttgtattaaatatactcatgacggctaatttttcaaaaaatgtaaaaccaattcaacaacaattttataagaacaaaccctcaatacaaacaaatcaaacataattttcatgcattattgttagattgatcttaaatttttttgaaaatttagccataaaaagtatatttgatgcaaataaaaaatttttggaacaaaattaaacaaaataaaacttagaggtatttttataacttttgccaaatttcaaaaacaaaaaatataatttatcctatattttattttaattttgccttaaaattttcTATGAGAGTATTTGTGATCTCTTAACCTTATTCAAATAGAAAAATTTTTGTAACCTCATGATAATGGATCTCTTATCTTATAAATTTtacactcttttttattttttttaatgtgcaACTAATTCATTATACTTCTCATACTTACTATTTAATAATCTCCCCTTAAGTGTAAATCACCATATTGAGCACATCAACATTTTTTTTCTAGTTCTTTtactatattaaaatattattggtTTACCGCACCATACCGCGAGACACGTCATCTAAATCATCTTTACCGATACCGAAAAGACTTTTAATAATActtta contains:
- the LOC140177400 gene encoding uncharacterized protein is translated as MEIFPASVLSLWNKCEIRVLVLLSLLWQVILIICGPMRKHKRGGIKGVILNFVVWVTYLTADQLATVALGILATNQIEVDKSNSKRESKDQFLQALWAPFLLLHLGGPDTITAYSLEDNTLWLRHLLGLIVQVSIAFYIFLRSWGNNALTFVAILVFVSGIIKYSERNWVLRSATIDQFRKSLPSNVTLQIPNSGHILRDPELECIHKGYSLFPLVKRLHANLGVEKRDLTTSFNLAKECVLEMKPAVHAFKVVEVQLGFLFDVLYTKASIIYTKKGLFLRLVSALSITCAVVAFILVTHSDEAYSRVDVVITYVLFIGAIFLELYAFFAITLSDWTMCWLTKRERRSCLLNLMYSSISRFRSILSGSKNKLYMSQLSLMDLCSKKTTRSCIEDYLFSKILPLEFNLIRNERLEEVDTDMKEVIFKILIESSEYDGESLEEGNILESRNIFAETVLKGHVITDIAYHSTSPSLGEEYKRKREACKKISDYLFYILLQHPSMLPPWIGGIEYIQDTINHAQELCHHAKSPAQAAQILVQYVNTKHDGVNNRKSFLDRIPDGEELACAPWDEIHVFWLDMLISTVYNFEWGSHAQQLPSGGEFLTHVSLLKTDHFLSQILSRKQTSETEMRMRDGQEP